The following are from one region of the Bradyrhizobium septentrionale genome:
- the tnpC gene encoding IS66 family transposase — MTLSSRLAALSEECSTLATERDAAIAQRDAAIQENDKLLMILSQYKRTIFGPRSETLDIGQLSLFTIRAQAVRAAANDDVTGGRLPDGAEGRGKRPARRNRGKLPEHLPRIDVVIDIESHICPCCGEQLHKIGETVKEAFDVIPMQYRVKRIMRPRYGCRGCRQGVLQAPAPAQAIDGGMVTEALLAHVAVMKYGYQLPLYRQEQMFAAQGITLDRQTLASWMGRVAWWLKPLHALLRRAVMSYPRLFADETPLPVLDPGRGRTKVCQFWAIATDDRPWGGPAPPAVVYVFAEDRKAIRARQLFGDYDGILQVDGYAGYKGLIKNGGRLVQLAFCFAHARRKFWDVHIATKSPIAAEALQRIAMFYAIEDRIRGLPATQRAAVRQSDTRPLIEDFKPWLEARLLEVSKKSGLGKAIRYTLNHWDGLTRFIDDGRIEIDSNTVERSIKPIGLGKKNYLFAGSEGGAETWATLASLINSAKLHDIDPRHYFTDVLERIVSGRTKINQLNTLLPWNWKAERDGSEPKLAA; from the coding sequence ATGACGCTATCGTCACGGCTTGCGGCGTTGTCGGAGGAATGCAGCACGCTGGCGACCGAGCGTGATGCAGCGATCGCCCAACGCGACGCTGCGATCCAGGAGAACGACAAGCTCCTGATGATCCTGTCCCAGTACAAGCGCACGATCTTCGGTCCGCGCTCCGAGACACTGGATATCGGACAGCTGTCTCTCTTCACCATCAGGGCACAGGCGGTTCGTGCCGCCGCCAACGACGACGTGACCGGAGGCAGGCTGCCTGACGGAGCGGAGGGCCGTGGAAAGCGACCGGCGCGACGCAACCGGGGGAAGCTTCCGGAGCATTTGCCGCGCATCGATGTCGTGATCGATATCGAGAGCCACATCTGCCCTTGCTGCGGCGAGCAGCTGCACAAGATCGGGGAGACCGTCAAGGAAGCCTTCGACGTCATTCCGATGCAGTACCGGGTCAAGCGCATCATGCGTCCACGGTACGGCTGCCGGGGATGCCGCCAGGGTGTTCTGCAGGCACCCGCGCCGGCCCAGGCGATCGACGGTGGAATGGTGACGGAAGCCTTGCTGGCCCACGTCGCGGTGATGAAATACGGCTACCAGCTGCCGCTGTATCGCCAGGAACAGATGTTTGCCGCCCAAGGCATCACGCTCGACCGGCAAACGCTGGCCTCGTGGATGGGCCGCGTCGCCTGGTGGCTGAAGCCGCTTCACGCGCTGTTGCGCCGCGCAGTGATGTCCTACCCGCGGCTGTTTGCCGACGAGACGCCGCTGCCAGTTCTCGATCCCGGCCGTGGCAGAACCAAAGTCTGCCAGTTCTGGGCGATCGCCACCGACGACCGCCCGTGGGGCGGCCCGGCGCCGCCGGCAGTAGTCTACGTGTTCGCCGAGGATCGCAAGGCAATCCGCGCCAGGCAGCTGTTTGGAGACTACGACGGCATCCTGCAGGTCGACGGCTACGCCGGGTACAAGGGGCTGATTAAAAACGGCGGCCGTCTGGTACAACTGGCGTTCTGCTTCGCGCATGCGCGGCGGAAGTTCTGGGACGTCCACATCGCGACGAAATCGCCGATTGCCGCGGAAGCGCTGCAGCGGATCGCGATGTTCTACGCCATTGAGGATCGCATTCGCGGTTTGCCGGCGACGCAGCGAGCTGCGGTGCGACAATCCGACACCAGACCGCTGATCGAGGACTTCAAGCCCTGGCTCGAGGCGCGACTGCTGGAAGTCTCGAAGAAATCCGGCCTTGGCAAGGCGATCCGCTACACCCTCAACCATTGGGATGGCCTGACGCGATTCATCGATGATGGGCGCATCGAGATCGACAGCAATACGGTCGAACGCAGCATCAAGCCGATCGGGCTGGGAAAGAAAAACTATCTGTTCGCAGGCAGTGAGGGCGGCGCCGAAACCTGGGCCACTCTCGCATCACTCATCAACTCCGCAAAGCTTCACGACATCGACCCACGGCACTATTTTACTGATGTTCTCGAGCGCATCGTCTCCGGACGTACCAAGATCAATCAGCTGAACACGCTGCTGCCGTGGAATTGGAAAGCCGAGCGCGATGGTTCGGAGCCAAAGCTCGCCGCTTGA
- the tnpB gene encoding IS66 family insertion sequence element accessory protein TnpB (TnpB, as the term is used for proteins encoded by IS66 family insertion elements, is considered an accessory protein, since TnpC, encoded by a neighboring gene, is a DDE family transposase.) → MIGLRAGLSIWIATQPVDFRRGMDSLAMLVSEAFGADPFDGGLYVFRSKRRDRVKILTWDGSGLVLYYKRIEGQFTWPPIKEGVMSLSHAQLSVLLDGSDWKRVPMRVVDQPMRAG, encoded by the coding sequence ATGATCGGGCTTCGAGCTGGGTTGTCGATCTGGATTGCGACGCAGCCGGTCGATTTCCGCCGCGGCATGGACTCGCTGGCGATGCTGGTGAGCGAGGCCTTTGGAGCCGATCCGTTCGACGGCGGACTTTATGTCTTCCGCTCCAAGCGCCGAGATCGCGTGAAGATCCTGACTTGGGATGGAAGCGGCCTTGTCCTTTACTACAAAAGAATCGAGGGGCAGTTCACCTGGCCGCCGATCAAGGAAGGCGTCATGTCGCTATCTCATGCTCAGCTCTCGGTGCTGCTCGATGGCTCGGACTGGAAGCGTGTGCCGATGCGAGTTGTGGATCAGCCGATGCGAGCTGGTTGA
- the tnpA gene encoding IS66-like element accessory protein TnpA: MPILEHGADTLQRVEIITGTGRRRRWSTDAKAAIVAESFAPGASVSAVARRHDISPSLLFLWRRQATRAQVAERGDRGMPPGFVPVAITGCGRPSEEQAAIEIEVGAIRIRVRGTVDREALCEVLAAVGTVGR; encoded by the coding sequence ATGCCTATCCTCGAACACGGCGCCGACACGCTGCAGCGTGTCGAGATCATCACCGGGACGGGCCGACGTCGGCGCTGGTCGACCGATGCGAAGGCGGCGATTGTTGCGGAGAGTTTTGCGCCGGGTGCAAGCGTGTCCGCAGTGGCGCGGCGACACGACATCAGTCCAAGCCTGTTGTTTCTCTGGCGTCGCCAGGCTACGCGGGCGCAGGTCGCGGAGCGCGGGGACAGAGGCATGCCACCTGGCTTTGTGCCGGTCGCGATCACCGGCTGTGGGCGCCCGAGTGAGGAGCAGGCGGCGATCGAGATCGAGGTCGGCGCGATTCGCATCCGTGTCAGGGGGACAGTCGACCGGGAGGCACTGTGCGAGGTGCTGGCGGCGGTCGGGACGGTTGGTCGATGA
- the tnpC gene encoding IS66 family transposase: MISKPDDLPSDLVSALAALQAEREARQKAEAKAANWQAQAANAQAKLSDTEALIAHLELRIEKLKRELYGQRSERTARLLEQLELELEDLVATASEDELAAQAAAAKTQNVRPFTRKRPVRKPWPDDIEHERVVIDAPTSCACCGGSRLAKVGEDVTKTLEEIPRRFKVIETVREKFTCRDCEKISQPPAPFHATPRGFIGPQLLATILFDKFGMHIPLNRQSARFKAERIDLPLSTLADQVGHGTFAVMPLFHLIERHVLAAERLHGDDTTIRILAKGKCTTGRIWTYVRDNRPFAGPAPPAAVYYASSDRRGEHPQKHLAAFAGILQADCYNGFEPLFDPQKKVLPITPAFCFAHARRGFFELADIEKNAREGKRGKPVSPIALEAVRRLDVLFEIERAINGCGAEERRAVRQEKSKPLLGDMHAWLLRERETLSRSSEVLKPMNYMLRRWDDFARFLDDGRICLTNNCAERALRGIALGRRNWTFAGSQRGADRAAIMLTMITTCRLNDVDPKAWLADVLARIADLPASRLHELLPWEWKLLRQADKPADQQAA, translated from the coding sequence ATGATATCGAAGCCGGATGATCTTCCATCGGACCTTGTCAGTGCCCTGGCGGCGCTGCAGGCCGAGCGTGAGGCGCGACAGAAAGCCGAGGCGAAGGCCGCCAACTGGCAGGCGCAAGCCGCGAATGCGCAGGCGAAACTGTCGGATACCGAGGCGCTGATCGCTCATCTCGAGTTGCGCATCGAGAAGCTGAAACGCGAACTGTACGGGCAGCGCTCCGAGCGCACGGCGCGGCTGCTCGAGCAGTTGGAACTGGAGCTCGAAGACCTCGTCGCCACGGCGAGCGAGGATGAGCTTGCGGCGCAGGCCGCAGCGGCGAAGACGCAGAACGTCCGCCCCTTCACGCGCAAGCGGCCGGTGCGCAAGCCTTGGCCGGACGACATCGAACACGAGCGCGTCGTCATTGACGCTCCGACGAGCTGCGCCTGCTGCGGCGGATCGCGGCTGGCGAAGGTCGGCGAGGATGTGACCAAGACGCTGGAGGAGATCCCGCGTCGCTTCAAGGTCATCGAAACAGTGCGCGAGAAGTTCACCTGCCGCGATTGCGAGAAGATCAGCCAGCCGCCTGCGCCGTTCCATGCCACGCCGCGCGGCTTCATCGGCCCACAATTGCTGGCGACGATCCTGTTCGACAAGTTCGGCATGCATATCCCGCTCAACCGCCAGAGTGCGCGCTTTAAGGCCGAGAGGATCGATTTGCCGCTGTCGACGCTGGCCGACCAGGTCGGCCACGGGACCTTCGCCGTCATGCCACTCTTCCACTTGATCGAACGCCATGTGCTCGCTGCTGAGCGCCTTCATGGCGATGACACCACCATCCGTATCCTGGCGAAGGGCAAGTGCACGACCGGGCGGATCTGGACTTATGTGCGGGATAACCGGCCCTTTGCCGGGCCTGCGCCGCCGGCGGCGGTCTATTACGCCTCGAGCGACCGACGAGGCGAGCATCCGCAGAAGCATCTGGCCGCCTTCGCCGGCATCCTGCAAGCCGATTGCTACAACGGCTTCGAGCCACTGTTCGACCCGCAGAAGAAGGTGCTGCCGATTACGCCGGCGTTTTGCTTCGCCCATGCGCGGCGGGGCTTCTTCGAGCTGGCTGACATCGAGAAGAATGCCCGGGAAGGCAAGAGAGGTAAACCGGTCTCTCCGATCGCGCTGGAGGCGGTCAGGCGCCTGGATGTGTTGTTCGAGATCGAGCGCGCCATTAACGGCTGCGGCGCCGAAGAGCGGCGCGCCGTGCGCCAGGAAAAGAGCAAGCCGCTCCTCGGGGACATGCACGCCTGGTTGCTGCGTGAGCGCGAAACCCTCTCTCGCTCCTCCGAGGTCCTGAAGCCTATGAATTACATGCTCAGGCGCTGGGACGACTTCGCCCGCTTCCTCGACGATGGCAGGATCTGCTTGACCAACAATTGTGCTGAGCGCGCATTGAGAGGCATCGCCTTGGGAAGGCGCAACTGGACCTTCGCCGGCAGCCAGCGTGGTGCCGACCGTGCCGCCATCATGCTGACGATGATCACGACCTGTCGTCTCAACGACGTCGATCCGAAAGCCTGGCTCGCCGACGTCCTCGCCCGTATCGCCGATCTTCCCGCATCGCGTCTGCACGAATTGCTGCCCTGGGAATGGAAGCTCCTGCGCCAAGCCGACAAGCCCGCCGATCAGCAGGCCGCCTGA
- the tnpB gene encoding IS66 family insertion sequence element accessory protein TnpB (TnpB, as the term is used for proteins encoded by IS66 family insertion elements, is considered an accessory protein, since TnpC, encoded by a neighboring gene, is a DDE family transposase.) produces MIPIPTGVRVWLATGHTDMRCGFPSLALRVQEVLKRDAMGGGLFCFRGKRGDLLKVIWHDGQGACLFTKRLERGRFIWPSVAGESVTISPAQLSYLLSGIDWRNPQETQRPTRVG; encoded by the coding sequence ATGATCCCGATCCCGACGGGCGTGCGGGTGTGGCTGGCGACGGGCCATACCGACATGCGGTGCGGCTTTCCGAGCCTGGCTCTGCGCGTGCAGGAAGTGCTCAAGCGCGACGCCATGGGCGGCGGTCTTTTCTGCTTCCGGGGCAAACGCGGTGATCTATTGAAGGTCATTTGGCACGATGGCCAGGGCGCCTGCTTGTTCACCAAAAGACTCGAGAGAGGCAGGTTCATCTGGCCATCGGTTGCTGGTGAATCGGTAACGATCTCTCCGGCGCAGTTGAGCTATCTGTTGTCCGGGATCGATTGGCGCAACCCTCAAGAAACCCAGCGTCCGACGCGGGTCGGATAG
- the tnpA gene encoding IS66-like element accessory protein TnpA, translating to MDVHKDSAVLSRMDLVETGRRRRWTRAEKLRIVEESFSGPRLVSATARRYGISRQLLLSWRKAWTCHDPAEEDSIGPTFVPAIVAASTPPTTEAVETGQIEIVSPQGLRVVFGPGADIEAVVRIARGLARR from the coding sequence ATGGACGTACATAAGGACAGTGCGGTGCTGAGCCGCATGGATTTGGTGGAGACCGGTCGGCGGCGACGCTGGACGCGTGCGGAGAAGCTCAGAATCGTAGAGGAGAGCTTCTCGGGGCCACGACTGGTGTCGGCGACGGCTCGCCGGTATGGGATATCACGTCAGCTTCTGCTGAGCTGGCGCAAGGCTTGGACCTGTCATGATCCGGCCGAAGAGGATTCGATCGGCCCGACATTCGTCCCTGCGATAGTTGCGGCAAGTACGCCGCCAACGACGGAAGCTGTCGAGACAGGTCAGATCGAAATCGTGAGCCCTCAGGGGCTGCGCGTGGTCTTCGGCCCCGGTGCGGATATCGAGGCGGTCGTTCGAATTGCTCGGGGCCTGGCGCGCCGATGA
- a CDS encoding S10 family peptidase → MSSTALRSTSLALILFACGIMGSVRADDPPPRANATTPAGQKGGAGEHAGQAPSTPSAAEHHRLPPDSSTRQTLDLPGRTLSFIATGGSIRLFDKKGEPEADIAYTSYQLDGADRGTRPVTFFFNGGPGSSSAWLQLGNAGPWRLPINADEVTPSTFPEVRPNAETWLDFTDLVFLDPVGTGYSRFVGTGDDVRKRLFSVDGDVNALALVVRRWLEKHDRLLSPKYIVGESYGGIRGPKVVHQLQMRQGIGVKGLIMVSPLFDYGQYARTGLLQYIATLPSYVATLREAEGPVKRADLADVEAYARGEFLVDLIKGQADKEATTRLADKVAALTGIDQAVSRRLAGRFELAEFRREFDRKNGKLIGNYDASVRGLDPYPDSDFHLSGDPSSDTLLAPLSSATVDLLTRKLNWRPDGSYELVNGAVAQAWDFGRGPPESLSELRQILATDPKMQLLVGHGLFDLVTPYLGSQIVLDQLPPFASAPRVKLVVFPGGHMFYSRDGSRHAFRAEAEAIMK, encoded by the coding sequence ATGTCGTCGACCGCACTGCGCAGCACCTCTCTTGCGTTGATCCTGTTTGCTTGCGGGATCATGGGGAGCGTGCGGGCAGACGATCCGCCGCCGCGCGCCAATGCCACGACGCCGGCCGGCCAGAAGGGCGGCGCCGGCGAACACGCCGGCCAAGCGCCGAGTACGCCGTCGGCGGCCGAGCACCATCGCCTGCCGCCGGACTCCAGCACCAGGCAAACGCTTGATCTCCCTGGGCGGACGCTCTCTTTCATCGCGACGGGCGGCTCCATCCGCCTGTTCGACAAGAAGGGCGAACCGGAGGCCGACATCGCCTATACGTCCTATCAGCTTGACGGCGCCGATCGCGGCACGCGCCCGGTAACGTTCTTCTTCAACGGCGGACCGGGCTCATCATCGGCCTGGCTGCAGCTCGGCAATGCCGGACCGTGGCGGCTACCGATCAATGCTGACGAGGTCACGCCATCCACTTTTCCGGAGGTGAGGCCAAACGCGGAGACTTGGCTAGATTTCACCGATTTGGTGTTTCTCGACCCCGTGGGCACAGGCTATAGCCGTTTCGTGGGGACCGGCGATGATGTGCGCAAGCGGCTCTTTTCCGTTGACGGCGACGTCAACGCGCTCGCGCTGGTGGTCCGCCGCTGGCTCGAAAAGCATGACCGGCTGTTGTCGCCGAAATACATCGTGGGTGAAAGCTATGGGGGTATTCGCGGGCCAAAGGTTGTGCACCAGTTGCAGATGCGGCAGGGCATAGGCGTCAAGGGCCTTATAATGGTCTCGCCACTCTTCGACTACGGCCAGTATGCCCGCACTGGCCTGCTGCAATACATCGCAACACTGCCGAGCTATGTCGCGACCCTGCGTGAAGCCGAGGGTCCGGTAAAGCGAGCCGATCTCGCCGACGTGGAAGCTTATGCACGCGGAGAGTTTCTGGTCGACCTCATCAAAGGTCAGGCGGACAAGGAAGCGACCACGCGTCTGGCCGACAAGGTCGCGGCGCTGACCGGCATCGATCAGGCGGTGAGTCGCAGGCTCGCGGGCCGCTTTGAGCTCGCCGAGTTTCGCCGTGAGTTCGATCGTAAGAACGGCAAGTTAATCGGCAATTATGACGCCTCAGTGCGTGGGCTCGATCCGTATCCGGACTCGGATTTCCATCTTTCCGGCGATCCCTCCAGCGACACGCTGCTCGCACCTCTGAGCAGCGCCACTGTCGATCTCCTTACGCGCAAGCTAAACTGGCGGCCGGACGGCTCCTATGAGCTAGTCAACGGCGCGGTCGCGCAGGCTTGGGATTTCGGCCGCGGGCCTCCGGAGTCGCTGTCGGAGCTGCGCCAGATTCTCGCAACGGACCCGAAGATGCAATTGCTAGTCGGGCACGGCCTGTTTGACCTCGTCACGCCTTATCTCGGATCACAGATCGTGCTCGACCAATTGCCGCCATTTGCCTCAGCACCGCGCGTCAAACTCGTAGTCTTTCCAGGCGGTCACATGTTCTATTCACGAGATGGCTCGCGCCACGCGTTTCGTGCAGAGGCCGAAGCGATTATGAAGTAA
- a CDS encoding carbohydrate porin, translated as MRDRIVSAITSRTSSATATLAYSSKRRRRVVALPLAACLVGNSVLAKAANELDLNRDTADQVTKRSRSTAPDRATRLSIRLISKASGPRAAAPATGPSMPLKKSGSADQATQTRTQAAIDPFARFENLREKGLWLAIPGPADTIDQDKGGARSALADIGIGYIGWTHNSFADNQLPNAARSSFANQLYMGQNPTFATANFMIVTYDLSRFGIADGQIAVGAEQQYWTWKRPGPDRVGLNTLAYYQTFLDRTLELKFGYLRNQNEFTGTLFGGISGSNMFALFQAGMSTNAAPTPALNLKYNFDDRWYNKVSVQRSISPDGPYAHVTENPSGVNWSTANAGILFIDEIGYKSKAAPGVPDTWLRAGAGFSSSRYKNVADPDRQRHSGNSFHYIAADQQLWQSDVQGAPSRGIYGGFSLMGAPPDLNRISQYYELRLYAKGPFDSRPSDLMALVATNTVWSKFAVDAALAKGELVHRDTTAITGTYTAYLAPGIYASIGLSYIHNPTSITHTPQTEHALDLLVSTLIFF; from the coding sequence ATGCGCGATCGCATTGTTTCGGCGATAACGTCTCGAACATCTTCGGCTACGGCGACACTTGCATACAGCTCGAAGCGACGGCGCCGGGTTGTCGCACTTCCGCTGGCGGCTTGTCTGGTCGGCAATTCAGTTCTGGCAAAAGCCGCTAACGAGCTTGATCTCAACAGAGATACTGCAGATCAGGTCACCAAAAGGAGCCGCAGCACCGCTCCCGATCGGGCGACAAGGCTCTCCATCCGCTTGATCAGTAAGGCATCCGGACCCCGTGCCGCGGCGCCGGCAACTGGTCCCAGCATGCCTCTCAAAAAGAGCGGCAGTGCCGATCAGGCTACCCAGACGAGAACACAAGCGGCGATCGACCCTTTCGCGCGTTTCGAAAATCTACGAGAAAAGGGGTTGTGGCTCGCCATTCCTGGGCCTGCCGATACGATAGATCAGGACAAGGGCGGCGCCAGATCTGCGCTGGCGGACATCGGCATCGGGTATATCGGCTGGACGCACAACAGCTTTGCAGACAACCAGCTGCCGAATGCAGCCAGAAGCAGCTTCGCAAACCAGCTCTATATGGGACAAAATCCGACATTTGCCACGGCGAACTTCATGATCGTCACCTACGATCTCAGCCGCTTCGGTATTGCTGATGGTCAAATTGCCGTGGGGGCCGAGCAGCAATACTGGACATGGAAGCGCCCTGGGCCAGATCGAGTAGGACTCAACACGCTCGCTTACTACCAAACTTTCCTCGACAGGACACTCGAACTCAAGTTTGGCTATCTTAGAAATCAGAACGAATTCACCGGCACATTGTTCGGAGGAATTTCAGGATCAAACATGTTCGCCCTGTTCCAAGCAGGGATGAGCACCAACGCGGCGCCGACCCCCGCCCTCAACCTGAAGTACAATTTCGATGATCGCTGGTACAACAAAGTCTCCGTGCAGCGCTCAATCAGTCCAGATGGACCCTATGCGCATGTAACCGAGAATCCCAGCGGCGTGAACTGGAGCACAGCAAACGCGGGCATTCTTTTCATCGACGAGATTGGCTACAAGAGCAAGGCCGCTCCCGGCGTGCCTGACACGTGGTTGCGGGCAGGCGCTGGTTTCAGCAGCAGCCGCTACAAGAATGTAGCGGACCCGGACCGGCAAAGGCATAGCGGCAATAGTTTTCACTACATCGCCGCGGACCAGCAGCTCTGGCAGAGTGACGTCCAGGGGGCACCATCTCGTGGTATCTATGGCGGATTCTCTCTCATGGGAGCACCGCCCGACCTCAACAGAATCAGCCAGTACTACGAGCTTCGCCTTTATGCGAAGGGACCTTTTGATAGTCGGCCCAGTGATCTGATGGCTCTCGTTGCCACCAACACCGTCTGGAGCAAGTTTGCGGTGGATGCTGCCTTGGCCAAGGGCGAGCTCGTGCATCGCGATACAACAGCAATCACGGGAACATACACTGCGTATCTCGCGCCGGGAATATATGCGAGCATCGGCCTGTCATACATCCATAACCCGACGAGCATCACACACACGCCCCAAACGGAGCACGCCCTCGACCTGTTGGTGTCTACGCTGATATTCTTCTAG